Genomic DNA from Brassica rapa cultivar Chiifu-401-42 chromosome A04, CAAS_Brap_v3.01, whole genome shotgun sequence:
GCTATTAACATCAATACCTTCGTCGAGCAGATCCCGAACACCTTCGACGTCTCCTCCGCATGCGACGAAGAGGAGCTGCATAGTAGCGTCGAGGTTATCGGGGACGGCGAGCTGATGAGGAGGACGGTTGGAGCCTTCTTCAGGAGTACTGCTCCGGCGAATCGGATCGAGGGAGGATTGGCGCCCGAAGCTGAACCGCATGTTGTTGCGGCGAGGATCGTGGGATGACTGGCGCGTGAACTGGCGGCTGAGCGTGCGGCGAAGGGAGGCGGATGAGAATTGTCGGGCGATGTTCGCCATCTTATTCCGGTTTCGTCTTTTCTTCTGAggggaaaaggaaaaaaatcgaatcacattttttttttggtttggtttgagctGTGAGGATTATGTGAGATCCGGAGGAAGCGCGTTGGATTATCGAGGGAgattagttaattaattaagaTTAATTGTGATGTTATTGGGGGAGGTTATGTTATGACTTTGGTTTTGACCTTTTGCTTCCAATCATTGTTTGGCAACTCTCCCGCGTAAACTTGGACTGTTGTTGATCGCTGTCCACTTATTTCGGTtgctataattattttatttttcaaattatgaaattaCCCCTAAACTTCTTGTAATGATGAAACTTTAGACCCTTTTAATTGAGAGATACTAGTGAATAAGGCTCACGTGTCGGCATGATCCAGTCGATGCCTTTTGAGCTTTCTTTTAAGCCATTTTAACGTTTATGTATGTATGACCCACATTTGGACAGACTTAATGTATGACCCCACTTTTGGACAGACCAGATGTTTTATCTGAATCCCAAAGAACCGAACCAAATCAAAAGAACCGTAACGAAATTCGCAACTAATGGTTCTTATTTTCTTAGTTTCGAAAAACTAAAATTGACAGAAAACCAAATAGACATCCAAAcatttgaaataaaatttcaaaaaatacataatcTAGAATTTCacatagaaaaatatttaacattataaaaaaatattgaaaataaccGAAACAACCTAATCTTTatcttaattatattaaattattttagttatccAATATTTTAATCTGACAATCTAAATCAtagattatttttgtttcaaaaattattttagtttaaaattattttaaaaattaaatcgaATCGAAAATCAAACCGAAATTAAACTGAATTTAACAAATATTCTAACCGTTCTTATAGTTTTCTATAACCAAAACTTAAAATCCCAGAAACCGGAACCGGtactaaaccataaaccaaATGACAAGATCTAATGCTCAAAACCACCTCTTATCACATTTGAGAGTGGTCTCCGTACTTTCACCTGCCTGTCATCATTCCTTCTTCAATCCTCAAAACATCAAACTTTCGATTTCGTCTCTTCAATGGCAGCCATTTCTACAAGCTCTCCCCCTTCCCTTCGCAGCTTGAGATCTGCTTCTTCCGATTCTTCCCCCTCTCTCATACCCTTGACTCGTGTATCCTTCCCGGCCAAGACTTCTCACCTCTCCGGTAATAAATCTCCTAACCGTGACAACGAAACAGGAAAGAGAACAGAGAGAATCATCAGAAGCGTCGACAAGATGGTCTCGGATGCTCCGCTGACAACTCCAGAATCAAAGTAAAGTTTACATCTTTTTATATTGTAAAGTTTGTATCTTTATGTGTTTCATGATCATTGGATATGATTGTAACATTGATGTCTTTACTTTGGAGCAGGGTGAGGAAGCATACCATTTCGGTGTTTGTTGGAGACGAAAGCGGGATGATAAATAGGATTGCAGGAGTCTTTGCGAGGAGAGGATACAATATCGAGAGTCTTGCTGTTGGTCTCAACAGAGACAAGGCTTTGTTCACCATTGTTGTCTCTGGAACTGAAAGGGTGCTTCAGCAGGTCATTGAGCAGCTTCAGAAGCTCGTTAATGTTCTCAAGGTTGTTACTTTTTCTACATAACTGTGTCATCAATAGCAGCTcttattgatttttgagttgaTAATTAGGTTGAAGATATCTCGAGTGAGCCGCAAGTGGAGCGTGAGTTGATGCTTGTAAAAGTGAATGCACATCCAGAATCCAGGGCACAGGTACTCTTCCTTTCCTTGCCTACTCAGGTGGTTGATTTTGAATCTTTGATTCAGCTTAGAGGTGGAGTTTagtttctttttgatttatttacctgCTTCTTCTGTTGAATGGATTTACAGATCATGTGGCTAGTTGATACATTCCGAGCCAGAATTGTAGATATTGCGGAACATGCATTGACTATTGAGGTACGTCTGCTTATGCTTTGTCCTGATTTTTGTGCTTGTGCTCAGTGTTGTTTATGATAGGTAGAGAAGCAAGACCATACACATATTGTTCTTTTCTACCTTGATTATGAGGAAGTGGGATTAAGAAATTTTGGTTTCTTCAATTACAGATGTTGGTTTTTAAGTAATCATTTTGTAAGCTATCTTGCAGGTAACTGGAGATCCAGGGAAAATGATTGCTGTAGAAAGAAATTTGAGAAAGTTTCAGATCAGAGAGATTGTCAGAACAGGAAAGGTAGTGGATTGTTGGACTATATGACTTTCTGAAAATCATGTTATCATCCAGTTTCTGCTTTCTACTACATCTTTGAGTGGACATAACGACATAGATCTCTTGGACTTTCCCTAATTAATGGAATATGCAATGACATTTTTATTAACAGATAGCACTGAGAAGGGAAAAGATGGGTGCTACTGCTCCATTTTGGCGATTCTCAGCAGCTTCCTATCCAGATCTCAAGGAGCAAGCACCTGCTAGTGTTCTTCGAGGTAGCAAAAAAGGAGCTGTGGTTCCTCCAACTGAAAAAACAACAGGGGTGTGTGTGCTTCTCttctctcaaaaaaaaaatcaatacccTTTTGTTTTTCTACCCCTTGCTAAATTAAATATCTTTTATTCACCCACCCAGTGTTAAAAGTTTTGTTTGCTTTTAAATGTAGGGAGATGTTTATCCCGTTGAGCAAGCTTCTGATCTAATGGTACATCGTGTTCTTGACGCCCACTGGGGACTTCTCACGGAAGAAGATGTAAGTGAGCTTGTTGCTAGATTAGATATATGTAGATTTTATAGATACTGCCGTAGGttgttttgtttgattgatAATAGTTCATTTTTTTCTGATGTTTCAGACGAGTGGACTACGGTCACATACTCTATCTTTGCTTGTAAACGATGTTCCAGGAGTCCTTAATCTTATCACTGGTGTTTTCGCTCGAAGGGGATACAACATTCAGGCATTGTTCTTATCTCTCTCACACACATAGTATTTTTTACTGACACACTGACCaatcttctttttctattttttttggtttagagTTTGGCTGTAGGACATGCTGAAACAGAGGGAATTTCACGCATTACAACAGTTGTTCCTGCGACAGATGAATCAGTCAGCAAATTGGTGCAGCAACTTTACAAACTCATAGATGTGCATGAGGTTAGGATCACAAATAAAATCAATTGTCTTTAGGATTATATATAACAGTTTGAATGCTCTTGTTGACTCTACCCTATGCTCTTTTACCTTTTGCTATTTCTGTTAACTGCAGGTCCATGATCTTACTCATATGCCATTTGCTGAAAGAGAACTGATGCTGATTAAGATTGCTGTGAACGCTGCTGCGAGAAGAGATGTCCTGGACATTGCTAGTATTTTCAGGGCTAAAGCTGTTGACGTTTCCGACCATACAATTACTTTGCAGGTAGATTGCATTCATCATTAACTGGATTTCTATTTGAGGTGTAGTTGCACATCACATGAAATATCTTTATACATTGGAGTACCGTTTGACATAATCTACGAAGCAGACTTCAGTTTTCCATCCGAATCTCTTTCtcccttagtttttttttggtatttgttgcTGAAAATTGTTTGCTGTGGAATTAGCTTACTGGGGATCTTGACAAGATGGTTGCACTACAAAGGTTGTTGGAGCCCTACGGTATATGCGAGGTTAGTTTTCATCTCTTACTAGATGTTATAATCTTGGCGCTAATAAATAAGTCTGgtaaaataaaaaaccaaaGCCTGACACATTTTTCTAATGTCTTCTGAACAAAAATCAGTTTGAGAAGTGTTGTTGTTACTTGTATTATAACTTGTACATCGTGTTGATCTTTACTAAtgaacaatcaatcaatcacaGGTTGCAAGAACAGGGCGTGTGGCGTTGGCTCGTGAATCAGGAGTGGACTCTAAGTATCTTCGTGGATACTCTTTTCCCTTAACAGGTTAACAAGTCAATCGCAGAGTTGGATACAAAACCTGTATCCATGGAACAGCAATAAAGATTTTTGAAGATAAAAGTTTCATCAAATATTTTGCAAGCCAACCCAAAGTCTAGCCAGAGAGAGACTGTGTGTAGATATGTTTGGgactttgtttattttataattagcagatttttgaattttgtgaCTTCATTTCAGTTCCTTTATTTTGAGAATAAACTGTTGTTGGGATTAATATTACTGTGATGATATCTAACAGCATAGTT
This window encodes:
- the LOC103865158 gene encoding acetolactate synthase small subunit 2, chloroplastic, which gives rise to MAAISTSSPPSLRSLRSASSDSSPSLIPLTRVSFPAKTSHLSGNKSPNRDNETGKRTERIIRSVDKMVSDAPLTTPESKVRKHTISVFVGDESGMINRIAGVFARRGYNIESLAVGLNRDKALFTIVVSGTERVLQQVIEQLQKLVNVLKVEDISSEPQVERELMLVKVNAHPESRAQIMWLVDTFRARIVDIAEHALTIEVTGDPGKMIAVERNLRKFQIREIVRTGKIALRREKMGATAPFWRFSAASYPDLKEQAPASVLRGSKKGAVVPPTEKTTGGDVYPVEQASDLMVHRVLDAHWGLLTEEDTSGLRSHTLSLLVNDVPGVLNLITGVFARRGYNIQSLAVGHAETEGISRITTVVPATDESVSKLVQQLYKLIDVHEVHDLTHMPFAERELMLIKIAVNAAARRDVLDIASIFRAKAVDVSDHTITLQLTGDLDKMVALQRLLEPYGICEVARTGRVALARESGVDSKYLRGYSFPLTG